A stretch of the Aegilops tauschii subsp. strangulata cultivar AL8/78 chromosome 4, Aet v6.0, whole genome shotgun sequence genome encodes the following:
- the LOC109736647 gene encoding protein LIKE EARLY STARVATION, chloroplastic: MASNSAPIIPAAPHLHRLRGRLLLPHARRGAGQRVVVVVRAVSGDGGRGGGPSYLDMWKKAVDRERRSAELAYRLQASPPPAEAPHQADVERRTARFEEMLRVPREERDRVQRTQVIDRAAAALAAARAVLKEPPQSSPTPQPQKPAAATGVTGSGDVFGSRKAAKGPEDQGSGQRSVPAASQSAKVTNSGDSYPSKLGTPGPDFWSWLPPVDTSSEPRENNIVLKPSKKVDSFSSQPEMLMEKERSADFLSLPFVTSFFEKKEDRSLPPFQSFAEPENVDSEAKPVADAEEAFETQFSNNAAEAARALSTSDDKSSHGIDPDGSKWWKETGVEQRPDGVVCKWTVIRGVSADGSVEFEDKYWEASDRFDHKELGSEKSGRDARGNVWREYWKESMWQDFTSGLMHMEKSADKWGKNGNGEQWQEKWWEQYDSSGKAEKSADKWCSLDPNTPLDIGHAHVWHERWGETYDGSGGSVKYTDKWAERSEGDGWSKWGDKWDEHFDPNGHGVKQGETWWEGKYGDRWNRTWGEGHNGSGWVHKYGRSSSGEHWDTHEPQETWYERYPHFGFRHCFENSVQLLSVPRQPPKNFKPGK, encoded by the exons ATGGCGAGCAACTCCGCCCCCATCATTCCCGCCGCTCCCCACCTCCATCGCTtgcgcggccgcctcctcctcccccatgcccgacgtggagccgggcagcgtgtcgtcgtcgtcgtccgcgCGGTCTCGGGGGATGGGGGCCGAGGCGGGGGGCCGTCGTACCTGGACATGTGGAAGAAGGCGGTGGATCGTGAGAGGCGCTCGGCGGAGCTTGCGTACCGGCTGCAGGCGTCTCCGCCGCCTGCGGAGGCCCCCCATCAGGCCGACGTGGAGCGGAGGACGGCGCGGTTCGAGGAGATGCTGCGGGTGCCGCGGGAGGAGCGCGACCGCGTGCAGCGCACTCAGGTCATcgaccgcgccgccgccgctctcgcCGCCGCGCGCGCTGTACTCAAGGAACCGCCGCAGTCCTCGCCAACGCCGCAGCCGCAGAAGCCGGCGGCGGCCACCGGAGTGACAGGGTCGGGCGACGTTTTTGGTTCGCGCAAGGCCGCAAAGGGGCCTGAGGATCAGGGCTCCGGACAGAGGAGCGTACCGGCGGCGTCGCAGTCGGCAAAAG TGACAAACTCTGGGGATTCATATCCTTCCAAGCTTGGTACTCCTGGTCCGGATTTCTGGTCGTGGTTACCACCCGTAGACACCAGCAGTGAACCGAGAGAAAACAATATTGTTTTGAAACCATCAAAGAAAGTGGATTCCTTCTCCAGTCAGCCTGAGATGTTAATGGAAAAGGAACGGTCAGCAGACTTCTTATCCCTTCCGTTCGTGACCTCCTTCTTTGAGAAGAAGGAAGATCGATCTCTCCCTCCCTTCCAGTCATTTGCGGAGCCTGAGAATGTAGATTCCGAGGCGAAGCCTGTTGCTGATGCAGAGGAAGCATTTGAAACGCAGTTCTCAAATAATGCAGCTGAGGCGGCTAGAGCTCTCAGTACAAGTGATGATAAGTCGTCCCATGGGATAGACCCAGATGGTTCAAAGTGGTGGAAGGAGACCGGTGTAGAACAGAGGCCTGATGGTGTTGTTTGTAAGTGGACTGTAATCAGGGGAGTAAGTGCTGATGGTTCTGTTGAATTCGAAGACAAGTACTGGGAGGCTTCAGACCGGTTTGATCATAAAGAATTAGGTTCCGAGAAGTCCGGTCGTGATGCTAGGGGCAATGTTTGGCGGGAATACTGGAAGGAGTCGATGTGGCAG GATTTTACATCTGGCCTTATGCATATGGAGAAGAGCGCAGACAAGTGGGGAAAGAATGGCAATGGGGAGCAGTGGCAAGAGAAATGGTGGGAGCAGTATGATTCAAGCGGTAAAGCTGAAAAATCGGCTGATAAATGGTGCAGCTTGGATCCAAACACTCCGTTGGATATTGGGCATGCTCATGTTTGGCATGAAAG GTGGGGTGAGACGTATGATGGCAGCGGAGGCAGCGTGAAATACACGGACAAATGGGCCGAGCGGTCAGAGGGCGACGGGTGGTCGAAATGGGGTGACAAGTGGGATGAGCATTTCGACCCTAACGGCCACGGCGTGAAGCAGGGGGAGACCTGGTGGGAAGGCAAATACGGGGACCGGTGGAACCGCACCTGGGGCGAGGGCCACAACGGCTCCGGCTGGGTGCACAAGTACGGGAGGAGCAGTAGCGGCGAGCACTGGGACACTCACGAGCCGCAGGAGACGTGGTACGAGCGCTACCCGCATTTCGGCTTCCGCCACTGCTTCGAGAACTCGGTGCAACTATTGTCCGTTCCCAGGCAGCCTCCAAAGAATTTCAAGCCTGGGAAATGA